One window of the Piliocolobus tephrosceles isolate RC106 chromosome 17, ASM277652v3, whole genome shotgun sequence genome contains the following:
- the TBC1D10B gene encoding TBC1 domain family member 10B — translation METGPAPLVAPPRRHGAPAAPSPPPRGSRAGPVMVVAPGPPVTTATSAPVTLVAPGEARPAWVPGSAQTSAPAPAPAPAPAVTGSTVVVLTLEASPEAPKPQVPSGPEPSEPAAVAGAETSRALAAGAESPRTEEARPSPAPGPGTPTGTPTRTPSRTAPGALTAKPPLAPKPGTTVASGVTARSASGQVTGGQGAAAATSASAGQAPEDPLGPGTGPSGTCEALVAVVTVTPAPEPAENSQDLGSTSSLGPGISGPRGQAPDTLSYLDSVSLMSGTLESLADDVSSMGSDSEINGLALRKTDKYGFLGGSQYSGSLESSIPVDVARQRELKWLDMFSNWDKWLSRRFQKVKLRCRKGIPSSLRAKAWQYLSNSKELLEQNPGKFEELERAPGDPKWLDVIEKDLHRQFPFHEMFAARGGHGQQDLYRILKAYTIYRPDEGYCQAQAPVAAVLLMHMPAEQAFWCLVQICDKYLPGYYSAGLEAIQLDGEIFFALLRRASPLAHRHLRRQRIDPVLYMTEWFMCIFARTLPWASVLRVWDMFFCEGVKIIFRVALVLLRHTLGSVEKLRSCQGMYETMEQLRNLPQQCMQEDFLVHEVTNLPVTEALIERENAAQLKKWRETRGELQYRPSRRLHGSRAIHEERRRQQPPLGPSSSLLSLPGLKSRGSRAAGGAPSPPPPVRRASAGPAPGPVVTAEGLHPSLPSPTGNSTPLGSSKETRKQEKERQKQEKEREKERQKQEKEREKERQKQEKEREKQEKEREKQEKEREKQEKERQKQEKKAQGRKLSLRRKADGPPGPHDGGDRPSAAEARQDAYF, via the exons ATGGAGACCGGCCCGGCGCCCCTGGTGGCCCCGCCGCGCCGTCATGGCGCCCCCGCGGCCCCGTCGCCGCCGCCCCGGGGTTCCCGGGCCGGGCCCGTCATGGTGGTGGCTCCGGGACCTCCAGTGACTACGGCCACTTCGGCCCCCGTCACCCTGGTGGCCCCCGGGGAGGCGCGGCCCGCCTGGGTCCCGGGGTCGGCCCAGACCTctgccccggccccggccccagcGCCAGCCCCGGCCGTCACGGGCAGCACGGTGGTGGTGCTGACCCTGGAGGCCTCGCCCGAAGCCCCGAAGCCTCAGGTCCCCTCCGGCCCGGAACCCTCAGAGCCCGCGGCCGTGGCTGGAGCTGAGACGTCGAGGGCTCTGGCCGCAGGGGCAGAATCTCCGAGGACAGAGGAGGCTCGACCCTCACCCGCCCCAGGACCAGGGACCCCCACCGGGACCCCTACCAGGACCCCTTCCAGAACGGCTCCTGGGGCCCTGACCGCCAAACCCCCGCTTGCCCCCAAGCCGGGAACCACAGTGGCCTCAGGAGTGACTGCACGGAGTGCATCAGGACAAGTGACAGGTGGGCAAGGAGCTGCCgcagcaacatcagcatcagCAGGACAGGCTCCTGAGGACCCCTTAGGCCCTGGCACAGGCCCCTCGGGGACTTGTGAGGCTCTGGTAGCTGTCGTGACCGTGACCCCAGCTCCGGAGCCTGCTGAAAACTCTCAAGACCTGGGCTCCACGTCCAGCCTGGGACCTGGCATCTCTGGGCCTCGAGGGCAGGCCCCAGACACGCTGAGTTACTTGGACTCCGTGAGCCTCATGTCTGGGACCTTGGAGTCCTTGGCAGATGATGTGAGCTCCATGGGCTCAGACTCAGAGATAAACGGGCTGGCCCTGCGCAAGACGGACAAGTATGGCTTCCTTGGGGGCAGCCAGTACTCGGGCAGCCT AGAGAGCTCCATTCCCGTGGACGTGGCTCGGCAGCGGGAGCTCAAATGGCTGGACATGTTCAGTAACTGGGATAAGTGGCTGTCACGGCGATTCCAGAAG GTGAAGCTGCGCTGCCGGAAGGGGATCCCCTCATCTCTCAGAGCCAAGGCCTGGCAGTACCTGTCTAATAGCAAGGAACTTCTGGAGCAGAACCCAGGAAAGTTTGAG GAGCTGGAACGGGCTCCTGGGGACCCCAAGTGGCTGGATGTGATTGAGAAGGACCTGCACCGCCAGTTCCCTTTCCACGAGATGTTTGCTGCTCGAGGGGGGCATGG GCAACAGGACCTGTACCGAATCCTGAAGGCCTACACCATCTACCGGCCTGACGAGGGTTACTGCCAGGCCCAGGCCCCCGTGGCCGCAGTCCTGCTCATGCACATGCCTGCGGAG CAAGCCTTTTGGTGCCTGGTGCAGATCTGCGACAAGTACCTGCCAGGTTACTACAGTGCGGGGCTG GAGGCCATTCAGCTGGACGGGGAGATCTTTTTTGCGCTCCTGCGCCGGGCCTCTCCACTGGCGCATCGCCACCTGCGGCGGCAGCGCATCGACCCTGTGCTCTACATGACGGAGTGGTTCATGTGCATCTTCGCCCGTACCCTGCCCTGGGCGTCAGTGCTGCGTGTCTGGGACATGTTTTTCTGTGAAG GCGTTAAGATCATCTTCCGGGTGGCCCTGGTCCTGCTGCGCCACACGCTGGGCTCGGTGGAGAAGCTGCGCTCCTGCCAAGGCATGTATGAAACCATGGAGCAGCTGCGTAACCTGCCCCAGCAGTGCATGCAGGAGGACTTCCTGGTGCATGAG GTGACCAATCTGCCAGTGACAGAAGCACTGATTGAGAGGGAGAATGCAGCCCAGCTCAAGAAGTGGCGGGAAACACGGGGGGAGCTGCAGTATCGGCCCTCACGGCGACTGCATGGCTCCCGGGCCATCCATGAGGAGCGCCGGCGGCAACAGCCACCCCTgggcccctcctccagcctcctcagcctccctggtctCAAGAGCAGAGGCTCCAGGGCAGCTGGAGGGGCCCCCTCCCCGCCGCCTCCTGTCCGCAGGGCCAGTGCTGGGCCTGCCCCAGGGCCTGTGGTCACTGCTGAGGGACTGCATCCATCCCTTCCCTCACCCACTGGCAACAGCACCCCATTGGGTTCCAGCAAGGAGACCAGGAAGCAGGAGAAGGAGCGGCAGAAACAGGAGAAGGAGCGGGAGAAGGAAcggcagaagcaggagaaggaGCGGGAGAAGGAGcggcagaagcaggagaaagagCGGGAGAAACAGGAGAAGGAGCGGGAGAAGCAGGAGAAGGAGCGGGAGAAGCAGGAGAAGGAGCggcagaagcaggagaagaaGGCTCAAGGCCGGAAGCTTTCGCTGCGTCGAAAGGCAGATGGGCCCCCAGGCCCCCACGATGGCGGGGACAGGCCCTCAGCAGCT